One Natronomonas moolapensis 8.8.11 genomic region harbors:
- a CDS encoding ComEC/Rec2 family competence protein has translation MRYRVPVVACCLLVVLSGCAGLGVGPDGTATDGTATDGTATDGTPTPAGTTGTAPPPNGTLVVYVIDVGQADATLLRTDEETMLIDSGGWRDDGETVLEYLDARGVERIDHLVSTHAHADHIGGHEAIIDRYETERGGIGAVYDSGVTHTSRTYERYLDAVERHDVRLFEVRSGDEIPLEGAAATVLSPSPPVGDDLHDNGVSVSVAAGETSFLFTGDAERAAESRLLGTHGKRLDVDVYQAGHHGSDTSSAPAFLDVVDPAVAVVSSGYDSQFGHPHDEPLRRFAERGIRTLWTGAHGSIVFESDGERIVVRTQAAATTDPLELKAAPEAGADPTDPTAERFVVGVAA, from the coding sequence ATGCGATACCGAGTCCCCGTGGTGGCGTGTTGTCTGCTCGTCGTGTTATCCGGGTGTGCGGGACTCGGGGTCGGCCCCGACGGGACGGCAACCGACGGGACGGCAACCGACGGGACGGCAACCGACGGGACACCGACGCCTGCGGGGACGACGGGGACCGCCCCGCCGCCGAACGGCACGCTCGTGGTGTACGTCATCGACGTCGGCCAGGCCGACGCGACGCTGCTCCGGACCGACGAAGAGACGATGCTGATCGATTCGGGCGGTTGGCGCGACGACGGCGAGACGGTCCTCGAGTACCTGGATGCCCGGGGTGTCGAGCGGATCGACCACCTCGTCTCGACGCACGCCCACGCGGACCACATCGGCGGCCACGAAGCGATCATCGACCGCTACGAGACCGAGCGCGGAGGGATCGGAGCGGTGTACGATTCGGGCGTCACGCACACCTCCCGGACGTACGAGCGCTATCTGGACGCGGTCGAGCGCCACGACGTTCGGCTCTTCGAGGTCCGATCCGGCGACGAGATCCCACTCGAGGGGGCGGCGGCGACGGTGCTTTCGCCCTCGCCGCCCGTCGGCGACGACCTCCACGACAACGGCGTCTCCGTGTCGGTCGCCGCCGGGGAGACGTCGTTTCTGTTCACTGGCGACGCCGAGCGCGCGGCCGAATCGCGGCTACTCGGAACCCACGGCAAGCGCCTCGATGTCGACGTGTATCAGGCCGGCCACCACGGGTCCGACACCTCCTCAGCCCCGGCCTTTCTCGACGTGGTCGATCCCGCGGTCGCGGTCGTCTCCTCGGGTTATGATTCCCAGTTCGGCCACCCCCACGACGAGCCCCTACGGCGGTTCGCCGAGCGGGGGATCCGGACGCTCTGGACCGGGGCCCACGGCTCGATCGTCTTCGAGAGCGACGGCGAACGGATCGTCGTCCGGACGCAGGCGGCGGCGACGACCGACCCGCTGGAACTGAAAGCCGCGCCCGAAGCGGGCGCCGACCCGACCGATCCGACCGCGGAGCGCTTCGTGGTGGGGGTGGCCGCGTGA
- the cmk gene encoding (d)CMP kinase produces MLITISGPAGSGKSTVAAGLAERLGSEHVSGGDIFRDLAAERDLTPLELNKLAEEDDSIDRDLDRRQRDLAAEREDLVLESRLAGWMAGTHADFRIWLDAPLDIRAERIADREDKAVQTAREETVERADSEALRYREYYGVDIDDLGIYDLSLNTARFSPGAVLDVVIAAVEAYDTVDDEGKTPIDGVEYDF; encoded by the coding sequence ATGTTGATAACCATCTCCGGCCCGGCCGGCAGCGGCAAGAGCACGGTCGCCGCCGGGCTGGCCGAACGGCTGGGATCCGAACACGTGAGCGGTGGTGACATTTTCCGCGACCTCGCCGCCGAGCGCGACCTCACGCCGCTGGAGTTGAACAAACTCGCCGAGGAGGACGACTCGATAGACCGGGACCTCGATCGACGGCAGCGCGACCTCGCCGCCGAGCGCGAGGACCTCGTGCTCGAATCGCGGCTCGCGGGCTGGATGGCCGGCACCCACGCCGACTTTCGGATCTGGCTCGACGCCCCGCTCGACATCCGCGCCGAGCGGATCGCCGACCGCGAGGACAAGGCCGTCCAGACGGCCCGCGAGGAGACCGTCGAACGGGCCGACAGCGAGGCGTTGCGCTACCGGGAGTACTACGGCGTCGACATCGACGACCTCGGCATCTACGACCTCTCGCTCAACACCGCCCGGTTTTCCCCCGGAGCGGTCCTCGACGTCGTCATCGCCGCCGTCGAGGCATACGACACCGTCGACGACGAGGGCAAGACCCCAATCGACGGCGTCGAGTACGACTTCTGA
- a CDS encoding YgaP family membrane protein, whose product MGKTCQLQVRRLAGVIVLLGLVLGVVVSRWFLLIVGFVGLNLIQSSFTDVCPAEKFLPRCGTDAPPAGSD is encoded by the coding sequence ATGGGAAAAACGTGTCAGTTACAGGTGCGTCGCCTCGCCGGCGTGATAGTGTTACTCGGCCTCGTGCTCGGAGTCGTCGTCTCGCGGTGGTTCCTGTTGATCGTCGGGTTCGTCGGTCTCAATCTGATCCAGAGCAGCTTCACCGACGTCTGTCCCGCCGAGAAGTTCCTCCCGAGGTGCGGGACGGACGCTCCGCCGGCGGGAAGTGACTGA
- a CDS encoding DUF5783 family protein, translated as MDAETFDEQKYVDLFPQLQQAYKNVFNRMNDEYDSTLIHGIDQNVLNESEPFYDETEGFYLEVPEEPYERLSGTGVVVSEERFETVLDDYVAEIEAELDRTFA; from the coding sequence ATGGACGCCGAGACCTTCGACGAGCAGAAGTACGTCGACCTCTTTCCACAGCTCCAGCAGGCGTACAAGAACGTGTTCAACCGGATGAACGACGAGTACGACTCGACGCTGATCCACGGCATCGACCAGAACGTGCTCAACGAGTCCGAGCCGTTCTACGACGAGACGGAGGGGTTCTACCTCGAAGTCCCCGAGGAGCCCTACGAGCGGCTCTCGGGGACGGGTGTCGTCGTCTCCGAGGAGCGCTTCGAGACGGTACTCGACGACTACGTCGCGGAGATCGAGGCCGAACTCGATCGGACGTTCGCCTAG
- a CDS encoding RNA-guided pseudouridylation complex pseudouridine synthase subunit Cbf5, protein MRERGPPAERDPATLLEFGVVNLDKPPGPSAHQVAAWVRDMAGVDRAAHAGTLDPKVTGCLPILTGTATRAAQVFDDSRKGYVAVLEAHGRLPADFESTLSAFETALYQKPPRKSAVVRRLRTREIHRLEALEREERRALLDIECASGTYIRKLCHDLGLALGTGAHMGDLRRTKTAGFTDATLSTMEDLADGLAFWRESDDADLLCEVVSPAERALEGLPTVTVAPSAAREVAEGAPVYAPGVIDAGLAGADPGDLVACYTPDGAAVCLGHLVGDPDAESGTVVELERVLV, encoded by the coding sequence ATGCGCGAGCGTGGTCCCCCCGCGGAGCGCGACCCGGCGACGCTTCTGGAGTTCGGCGTCGTCAACCTCGACAAGCCACCGGGACCGTCGGCCCACCAGGTCGCCGCCTGGGTCCGGGACATGGCCGGCGTCGACCGCGCCGCCCACGCCGGAACGCTCGACCCGAAGGTCACCGGCTGTCTGCCGATCCTGACGGGGACGGCCACCCGCGCGGCGCAGGTGTTCGACGACAGCCGGAAGGGGTACGTCGCCGTCCTCGAGGCCCACGGGCGGCTCCCCGCCGACTTCGAATCGACGCTCTCGGCGTTCGAGACCGCCCTCTACCAGAAGCCTCCTCGGAAGTCCGCGGTCGTCCGTCGCCTCCGGACACGGGAGATACACCGCCTCGAAGCCCTCGAACGCGAGGAGCGCCGAGCGCTGCTCGACATCGAGTGTGCGAGCGGCACCTATATCCGGAAGCTCTGTCACGACCTCGGGTTGGCGCTCGGGACCGGCGCGCACATGGGCGACCTCCGGCGGACAAAGACTGCTGGCTTCACCGACGCGACGCTTTCGACGATGGAGGACCTCGCCGACGGTCTCGCCTTCTGGCGGGAGTCGGACGACGCCGACCTGCTCTGTGAGGTCGTCTCGCCGGCCGAACGCGCCCTCGAGGGGCTGCCGACGGTGACCGTCGCGCCCTCGGCCGCCCGCGAGGTCGCCGAGGGTGCGCCGGTGTACGCCCCCGGCGTCATCGACGCCGGGTTGGCCGGCGCCGACCCGGGCGATCTCGTGGCCTGTTATACCCCCGACGGCGCTGCGGTCTGTCTCGGCCACTTGGTCGGCGACCCCGACGCGGAGTCGGGGACGGTCGTCGAATTAGAGCGCGTGTTGGTGTGA
- a CDS encoding M14 family metallopeptidase, which translates to MEISERGSAGPATVAVVGGIHGDEPAGERIVERLAEELPAPGAGGGEGAIRLIVANEPALEAGTRYTDTDLNRAFPGDADSDAYERALAVRLTDALEGADAVLAIHTSHSAPPPFAIYSHLTDSVRRTVTGMPVEYVLDSSGLRGTTLDSVVDDAVSLEAGRQGSEDAVEFGYEAARGFLRAHGALAGQPTFSETTIVEGGEEVPKGGGEPTVNYRNFEEIPAGEVFASDDVYTHRVDEPGIVPVLASERGYDDIFGIYGRIVGTVSPPGGAEGASEE; encoded by the coding sequence ATGGAAATATCCGAGCGCGGGTCCGCGGGGCCCGCCACCGTCGCGGTCGTCGGCGGCATCCACGGCGACGAACCCGCGGGCGAACGCATCGTCGAGCGACTCGCCGAGGAACTTCCCGCCCCCGGAGCGGGTGGGGGCGAGGGGGCGATCCGGCTGATCGTGGCCAACGAACCGGCCCTCGAAGCCGGGACGCGTTACACCGACACCGACCTGAACCGGGCGTTCCCGGGCGACGCCGACAGCGACGCGTACGAGCGCGCCCTCGCCGTCCGGCTGACCGACGCTCTCGAGGGCGCCGACGCGGTGCTCGCGATCCACACCTCCCACAGCGCGCCGCCGCCATTCGCCATCTACAGCCACCTCACCGACTCGGTCCGGCGGACGGTGACCGGGATGCCCGTCGAGTACGTCCTCGACTCGAGCGGCTTGCGGGGGACGACCCTGGACTCGGTCGTCGACGACGCCGTTTCGCTGGAGGCCGGCCGCCAGGGCAGCGAGGACGCCGTCGAGTTCGGTTACGAGGCGGCGCGCGGGTTCCTGCGAGCCCACGGCGCGCTCGCTGGCCAGCCGACGTTCTCCGAGACGACCATCGTCGAGGGCGGCGAGGAGGTCCCGAAGGGCGGCGGCGAGCCGACCGTCAACTACCGCAACTTCGAGGAGATCCCGGCAGGCGAGGTGTTCGCCAGCGACGACGTCTACACCCACCGCGTCGACGAACCGGGGATCGTCCCGGTGCTCGCGAGCGAGCGCGGCTACGACGACATCTTCGGGATCTACGGCCGGATCGTGGGGACGGTCTCGCCGCCCGGAGGCGCCGAGGGGGCGTCAGAGGAGTAG
- a CDS encoding DUF106 domain-containing protein, with product MARTASKVQELVSEDAEMEDALEYLLDRADEGTVSWGDVSDELTSGQWGRLIEIGLLVDSDGEGFDVADPGGVRDALEDDDLELPDAPDGDSSWSKWDKMAAVGSVAMFAGYTFRSVREPLADTLNIALGPLLDLLPFFAVIMVLALFTGLYSTLLQSNLMDMEVMGAYQGRMKEIQERRKEAKERGDDEALERIQDEQMDAMADNLGMFKEQFRPMVWIMLLTIPVFLWMYAVVGFRGAPLYPGIDLGPMVMPIVGEVGWNEGLVGPLQAWIGWYFVCSMCFTQVIRKSLNIQTTPT from the coding sequence ATGGCACGCACAGCCTCGAAGGTACAGGAACTCGTCTCGGAGGACGCGGAGATGGAGGACGCCCTCGAATACCTCCTCGACCGCGCCGACGAGGGGACCGTCTCGTGGGGCGACGTCTCCGATGAACTCACGAGCGGCCAGTGGGGACGGCTCATCGAGATCGGCCTGCTCGTCGACTCGGACGGCGAGGGGTTCGACGTCGCCGACCCCGGCGGCGTCAGGGACGCGCTCGAGGACGACGACCTCGAGTTGCCCGACGCGCCCGACGGCGACTCCTCGTGGTCGAAGTGGGACAAGATGGCCGCTGTTGGGTCGGTCGCGATGTTCGCCGGTTACACGTTCCGGTCGGTCCGGGAGCCGCTCGCGGATACGCTGAACATCGCGCTCGGTCCGCTGTTGGATCTGCTTCCGTTCTTTGCCGTGATAATGGTGCTCGCGCTGTTCACCGGGCTCTACTCGACGCTGTTGCAGTCGAACCTGATGGATATGGAGGTCATGGGGGCCTATCAGGGCCGGATGAAAGAGATCCAAGAGCGCCGCAAGGAGGCCAAAGAGCGCGGCGACGACGAGGCGCTCGAACGCATCCAGGACGAGCAGATGGACGCGATGGCGGACAACCTCGGGATGTTCAAAGAGCAGTTCCGACCGATGGTGTGGATCATGCTGTTGACCATTCCCGTCTTCCTGTGGATGTACGCCGTCGTCGGCTTCCGCGGTGCGCCGTTGTACCCCGGAATCGATCTCGGGCCGATGGTGATGCCGATCGTCGGCGAGGTCGGCTGGAACGAGGGGCTCGTGGGGCCGCTCCAGGCGTGGATCGGCTGGTACTTCGTCTGCTCGATGTGTTTCACACAGGTCATCCGCAAGTCGCTGAACATCCAGACGACGCCGACGTGA
- the htpX gene encoding zinc metalloprotease HtpX yields MNWQTDWGLRFRMGLTMFLLFALYLVFVGVLAAYFGNVLFGVVLLGGFSVVQYFFSDKLALRAMGAKTVSESEYPELHARIGRLAQQADLPKPTVAVADDRTPNAFATGRSPSNASVCVTTGILRTLDDDELEGVLAHELAHVKNRDVAVMTIASFLSTIAFFIVRWGWLFGGRDRNGAPLIVAIVVSLLVWVVSFLLIRALSRYREYSADRGAAMITGNPSALATALSKISGRMDQVPEEDLREQADMNAFFIIPIRKGFIGRIASTHPPTERRIEKLRDLEREMER; encoded by the coding sequence ATGAACTGGCAAACCGACTGGGGGCTCCGGTTTCGGATGGGGCTGACCATGTTCTTGTTGTTCGCCCTCTATCTCGTCTTCGTCGGCGTACTGGCGGCGTACTTCGGGAACGTGCTGTTCGGTGTGGTGTTGCTCGGGGGCTTTTCGGTCGTCCAGTACTTCTTCAGCGACAAACTCGCGTTGCGCGCGATGGGGGCCAAGACGGTCAGCGAGTCGGAGTACCCGGAGCTACACGCCCGGATCGGCCGGCTCGCCCAGCAGGCGGACCTGCCGAAGCCGACGGTCGCGGTCGCCGACGACCGGACGCCGAACGCCTTCGCGACCGGGCGGTCGCCCTCCAACGCCTCGGTCTGTGTCACAACGGGAATCCTGCGGACGCTCGACGACGACGAACTGGAGGGCGTGTTGGCCCACGAACTCGCCCACGTGAAGAACCGCGACGTGGCCGTGATGACGATCGCCTCCTTTCTCTCGACGATCGCCTTCTTCATCGTGCGGTGGGGATGGCTCTTCGGCGGCCGGGACCGCAACGGCGCCCCGCTGATCGTCGCCATCGTCGTCTCCTTGCTCGTGTGGGTGGTCTCGTTTCTGCTCATCCGCGCGCTCAGCCGCTATCGCGAGTACAGCGCCGACCGCGGCGCGGCGATGATCACGGGCAACCCCTCGGCGCTCGCGACGGCGCTCTCGAAGATCTCCGGGCGGATGGACCAGGTGCCCGAGGAGGACCTCCGCGAGCAGGCCGATATGAACGCCTTCTTTATTATCCCGATCCGCAAGGGGTTCATCGGCCGGATCGCCTCGACGCACCCGCCGACGGAGCGCCGCATCGAGAAGCTCCGCGACCTCGAACGCGAGATGGAGCGCTAG
- a CDS encoding DUF3006 domain-containing protein, translating to MTLEGTYTGTVDRITGGTAVCLVEDDGETVAERRVPVEDLPAGTAAGDVCSFTFDGGTLVGIKASPERTAERRRRLRERFEALSEPLDGTQEENG from the coding sequence GTGACCCTCGAAGGGACCTACACCGGAACGGTGGATCGGATCACCGGGGGAACGGCGGTCTGTCTGGTCGAGGACGACGGCGAGACGGTCGCCGAGCGCCGCGTTCCGGTCGAGGACCTCCCGGCCGGGACGGCGGCCGGCGACGTCTGTTCGTTCACCTTCGATGGCGGGACGCTAGTCGGCATCAAGGCGTCGCCGGAGCGGACGGCGGAGCGACGACGGCGGCTCCGGGAGCGCTTCGAAGCGCTCTCAGAACCGCTCGACGGGACGCAAGAGGAGAACGGCTAG
- a CDS encoding PAS domain S-box protein, with protein MTRATGISVLHVDDDSSFAALTAAMLSRQDAQFTVETATSASEGLDKLSAGAFDCLVSDYDMPGCNGIDFLETVRADAPDMPFILYTGKGSEAVASDAIAAGVTDYLQKESGTSQYTVLANKIRNAVETRRQQERARATRDRLRQIIDMLPQLVSVKDEAGEFLLANEAAAEAYGTTVSDLKGATDADVIDSEAELEQFRADDRAVIESGEPKHIPEELLTTADDETRLLETTKIPYDPVETDGNAVLGVSRDITERKEREHMLQQYQYVYESALSGIAIVDHDGELIDVNPTFLDMWGYDDEDDVIGRLATDLWKDHEQASSVLETVDERGRWEGELEAVRADGSTFYARGVNSHLTDIDGNPIGVVSSFFDITERKRREAELEMQSTAMEAAMDGISILNERGEYIYMNQAHADVFGYDADELLGSTWRRLYGDDESVRIEQEVFSELDDTGEWRGETVGKCRDGSPVYQEITLSLLDDGKLICTNRDVTERKEREQELRRTNTVLRTIVETLPMGVLVEDAERDVLVANDLLGETLGMPIDGDELAGRDCAATAEELKDLFADPAEFIDGITERIERRESLQNEELTLKDGRVIERDYVPYTLPEGDAHLWLYRDVTERKQQQRELDRSRQFLQDVQQVAHIGGWELDIHSESLRWSDEMYRIHGSTLDADVTIEDAFGFYHPEDRDTIREAFDRLTAEGTPYDLELRIVTADDDVRWVNTIGEPVYEDGEIVAAQGTFQDITERKERERELRMVRERFERFAANVQDAFFLLPTDYSETEYANPAVEAVYGITREEAYDDPMAWLRHVHPDDTDELLTQIETQQKEATDWPLEQEFRIEHPDRGTRWVQARLDVIADENGDPSRLTGVTTDITERIRHERQLEEKTEQLEQLATKYESQYRTLFEEAPVMTVLTRSEDGRPIIEDCNSQFVESLGYDADAIIDSELPEFYTAESAERLQSQGYSQALDGEFTTEKRDLMAVDGEVTEAILRAVPRRTADGEIIGTVAMYIDITERESVKRANERLEEFTSVVSHDLRNPLNVAQAWATMLQDQCDDEAQEHLEAIMTALERMESITEDTLALARQGHTVAEATPIQLTGLIEQCWEGVETAGVTLEIADEFTVRGDRGRLRHIFENLFRNAVEHGGADVTVRVERTGEDCFCVEDDGPGIHADDRERVFEAGHTSAADGTGFGLTIVKRIAEAHGWGVRIIDGRDGGARFEFDAVEIVGEDSDESLDSAGSAH; from the coding sequence ATGACGAGGGCAACAGGGATTTCGGTTCTTCACGTCGATGACGACTCCTCCTTCGCGGCTCTGACGGCTGCTATGCTCTCGCGACAAGACGCCCAATTCACCGTTGAGACGGCGACGAGCGCCAGCGAGGGGTTAGACAAACTCTCCGCTGGTGCGTTTGACTGTCTCGTCTCCGACTACGATATGCCCGGTTGCAACGGTATCGACTTTCTCGAAACCGTCCGTGCGGACGCCCCAGATATGCCGTTTATCCTTTATACTGGCAAAGGGAGCGAAGCAGTCGCGAGCGATGCGATCGCTGCCGGCGTGACAGACTACTTACAAAAAGAATCCGGCACGAGCCAGTATACCGTCCTTGCCAACAAAATTCGCAACGCTGTCGAGACGCGCCGCCAACAGGAGCGTGCTCGAGCGACTCGTGACCGGTTGCGCCAGATAATCGATATGCTTCCACAACTCGTCTCCGTCAAAGACGAAGCCGGCGAGTTCCTGCTGGCGAACGAGGCCGCTGCCGAGGCGTACGGGACCACCGTCAGCGATCTCAAAGGAGCCACGGACGCCGACGTCATCGACTCCGAGGCAGAACTCGAGCAGTTCCGCGCCGACGATCGGGCCGTCATCGAATCCGGCGAGCCGAAACACATCCCCGAGGAGTTGCTGACGACCGCAGACGATGAAACGCGGCTTCTGGAGACGACAAAAATCCCCTACGACCCGGTCGAGACGGACGGAAACGCCGTACTCGGTGTCTCACGGGACATCACCGAGCGTAAAGAGCGCGAACATATGCTCCAGCAGTATCAGTACGTGTACGAATCAGCCCTCAGCGGAATCGCAATCGTAGATCACGACGGCGAATTGATCGACGTGAACCCTACGTTCCTCGATATGTGGGGGTACGATGACGAAGACGACGTGATCGGACGTTTAGCGACGGACCTGTGGAAGGATCACGAGCAGGCGAGTTCTGTGCTGGAGACCGTCGACGAACGGGGACGTTGGGAAGGCGAACTCGAAGCCGTCCGGGCGGACGGGTCAACGTTCTACGCCAGAGGGGTGAACAGCCACCTGACGGACATCGACGGTAACCCAATCGGCGTGGTCTCGTCGTTTTTTGATATTACCGAACGGAAGAGACGAGAAGCCGAACTGGAGATGCAATCCACCGCGATGGAGGCGGCGATGGACGGTATCTCGATTCTGAACGAGCGCGGCGAGTATATTTATATGAACCAGGCCCACGCCGACGTCTTCGGGTACGACGCCGACGAACTCCTCGGCAGCACCTGGCGACGACTGTATGGTGACGACGAGAGTGTACGGATCGAACAGGAGGTGTTCTCGGAGCTCGATGATACAGGGGAGTGGCGCGGCGAGACTGTGGGCAAGTGCCGCGACGGGAGTCCCGTCTACCAGGAGATCACCCTCTCGCTGCTCGACGACGGCAAACTGATCTGTACGAATCGGGACGTCACCGAGCGCAAAGAACGCGAACAGGAGCTCAGACGGACGAATACCGTTCTCCGCACCATCGTCGAGACCCTGCCGATGGGCGTGCTCGTCGAAGACGCCGAACGCGACGTACTCGTGGCAAACGACCTGTTGGGAGAGACCCTCGGTATGCCCATCGACGGCGATGAACTCGCCGGGCGTGACTGCGCCGCGACGGCCGAAGAACTCAAAGACCTGTTCGCCGATCCCGCGGAGTTTATCGACGGGATCACAGAACGGATCGAACGGCGAGAGTCGCTTCAAAACGAGGAACTCACCCTCAAAGACGGTCGTGTGATCGAACGTGACTACGTGCCCTACACCCTGCCCGAGGGTGACGCACACCTGTGGCTATATCGTGACGTAACAGAACGCAAGCAACAACAGCGCGAACTCGACCGGAGCCGCCAGTTCCTACAGGATGTACAACAAGTCGCACACATCGGCGGGTGGGAACTCGATATACACTCAGAGTCGCTGCGGTGGTCGGACGAAATGTATCGTATCCACGGATCGACACTGGATGCCGACGTGACGATTGAAGACGCCTTCGGGTTCTATCATCCGGAGGATAGAGACACGATTCGGGAGGCTTTCGACCGCCTTACAGCCGAGGGTACACCGTATGACCTGGAGTTACGGATCGTCACAGCGGACGACGACGTGCGCTGGGTGAACACGATCGGAGAACCAGTGTACGAGGACGGCGAAATCGTCGCCGCTCAAGGGACGTTTCAGGACATCACCGAGCGCAAAGAACGCGAGCGGGAACTTCGGATGGTCCGCGAGCGGTTCGAGCGGTTCGCGGCTAACGTCCAGGACGCGTTTTTTTTGTTGCCGACCGACTACTCCGAAACCGAGTATGCGAACCCAGCAGTGGAAGCGGTCTACGGGATCACGCGCGAGGAGGCATACGACGACCCGATGGCGTGGCTCCGACACGTCCATCCCGACGACACGGACGAGTTACTCACACAGATCGAAACCCAACAGAAGGAAGCGACCGACTGGCCACTCGAACAGGAGTTCCGTATCGAACACCCCGACCGTGGGACGCGGTGGGTGCAGGCCCGCCTCGACGTGATCGCCGACGAAAACGGTGACCCGTCGCGGCTCACCGGAGTTACGACCGACATTACGGAACGGATACGACACGAACGGCAACTGGAAGAAAAAACCGAACAACTGGAGCAGTTGGCGACGAAGTACGAAAGCCAGTACCGAACGCTGTTCGAGGAGGCCCCAGTGATGACGGTTCTCACTCGCTCCGAGGACGGCCGACCGATCATTGAAGACTGCAACAGTCAGTTCGTGGAGAGCCTCGGATACGATGCGGACGCGATAATCGACAGCGAACTCCCGGAGTTCTACACAGCCGAATCGGCGGAGAGGCTACAATCGCAGGGGTACAGCCAGGCGCTCGACGGAGAGTTCACCACAGAGAAACGCGATCTAATGGCTGTTGACGGTGAAGTCACCGAGGCGATCCTGCGTGCGGTTCCGCGCCGGACAGCCGACGGCGAGATCATCGGAACGGTCGCGATGTACATCGATATCACCGAACGCGAGTCGGTCAAGCGTGCGAACGAGCGGCTCGAGGAGTTCACGAGTGTCGTCTCACACGATCTCCGAAACCCGCTGAACGTCGCCCAAGCGTGGGCAACGATGCTACAAGACCAGTGTGACGACGAGGCCCAAGAGCACCTCGAGGCGATCATGACTGCCCTAGAGCGCATGGAGAGCATCACCGAGGACACGCTCGCACTCGCTCGGCAGGGCCACACTGTCGCCGAGGCGACCCCCATTCAGCTCACAGGCTTGATTGAGCAGTGCTGGGAGGGGGTCGAGACGGCCGGGGTGACGCTCGAAATCGCGGACGAGTTCACGGTCCGTGGTGACCGCGGGCGACTTCGGCACATCTTCGAGAACCTGTTCCGCAATGCCGTCGAACACGGCGGCGCCGACGTCACAGTCCGCGTTGAACGCACGGGCGAGGACTGTTTCTGCGTCGAAGACGACGGCCCGGGGATACACGCAGATGACCGCGAGAGGGTCTTCGAAGCAGGCCACACGTCGGCAGCCGATGGAACGGGCTTCGGGCTCACGATTGTCAAGCGGATCGCGGAGGCACACGGCTGGGGGGTACGTATTATCGACGGCCGAGACGGTGGCGCTCGGTTCGAGTTCGATGCCGTCGAAATAGTCGGCGAGGACTCCGATGAATCGCTAGACAGCGCTGGTTCGGCTCACTGA